The genomic stretch GGTTCAGGGAACATGATCTGAAGTTGCTCGCGTCCAGAATTGCACCGAAACATGGAGGTCAAGAAACCAACCGTCAGCGGCGTTGTCCCAGCAAGTGTTCGACATCTGGCTCCAAAACATGGCCAAACCACCGGCAACTCTGCTCAGCGTCCAACCCAGACACCCGTGGCATCTTCGTCCACGCGGAGTCCACAGCATCAAACATCACCAGCCTCCCATCCACGGCATTGTACAGGCAAACAATCCCCATCCTGTCTGCAGCCTGAAAGTGCCAGAAGCTGCCATGCCTGCCAGCCACCAACTCATCGAACATCTCCGCTGGCATTGTTGCTACCTCCAGCCATCCTCCCACTGCCGCTCCGTCGTCCAACTGAAACACCACTATCCGCTCCAGCACCCCGAGGATCTCCACTCCGCCTAACAAGAACAGCCGATCATCAAGAACAAACAGGTGCGCTGTGGTAAGGCCGTCGGGCATGGCAACCGGCGGCACAACCCATTCGCCCGTGACGAGATCGAGCACCAGAAGAGCGTCCGGGCCACGGCCGAGCACGAAGAGCCGAGCACGGTCGCTGGCAACCGCGGCGTTGCCaagaagcgcgaatggcagcgggagCTCGCCCCGAGGCACCCACTGGGGGGAGGGATCTGCGGAGTTTATGGTGT from Lolium rigidum isolate FL_2022 chromosome 4, APGP_CSIRO_Lrig_0.1, whole genome shotgun sequence encodes the following:
- the LOC124708916 gene encoding F-box/kelch-repeat protein At5g43190-like, producing the protein MASTSAAVCPWDALPEHLHERILSLLPLTALIPVAAVSRPLRRILLSPAFHALLSDHRLDAFFLLSPSLAFHPLSRRLLQVPLFDSSRASPPPPLVSSASPSLIVTAASLHHLPPLPDRSYLIAVIVSSSTTRDYSLVAVTTGPAVRSYTINSADPSPQWVPRGELPLPFALLGNAAVASDRARLFVLGRGPDALLVLDLVTGEWVVPPVAMPDGLTTAHLFVLDDRLFLLGGVEILGVLERIVVFQLDDGAAVGGWLEVATMPAEMFDELVAGRHGSFWHFQAADRMGIVCLYNAVDGRLVMFDAVDSAWTKMPRVSGLDAEQSCRWFGHVLEPDVEHLLGQRR